One Malus domestica chromosome 11, GDT2T_hap1 genomic region harbors:
- the LOC103449152 gene encoding probable U6 snRNA-associated Sm-like protein LSm4, with the protein MLPLSLLKTAQGHPMLVELKNGETYNGHLVNCDTWMNIHLREVICTSKDGDRFWRMPECYIRGNTIKYLRVPDEVIDKVQEETKNRSDRKPPGVGRGRGRGREDGPGGRQAKGIGRGLDDAAKGAGGGRGRGGPGGKAGGSRGGGRGRA; encoded by the exons ATG CTTCCTCTTTCTTTGCTGAAGACTGCCCAAGGGCACCCTATG TTGGTAGAATTGAAAAATGGGGAGACTTACAATGGCCATTTGGTCAACTGTGATACTTGGATGAACATCCATCTTCGAGAGGTTATTTGTACCTCTAAA GATGGAGATAGGTTTTGGAGAATGCCTGAATGCTATATCCGTGGGAATACTATTAAGTATCTTAGAGTTCCTGATGAG GTGATTGACAAGGTCCAGGAAGAAACCAAGAATCGTTCAG ACAGGAAACCACCTGGAGTAGGGCGTGGGAGAGGAAGAGGTAGGGAGGATGGTCCTGGTGGACGACAGGCTAAAGGCATTGGACGTGGCTTGGATGATGCTGCCAAGGGTGCTGGTGGAGGCCGAGGCAGAGGTGGACCTGGTGGGAAGGCCGGTGGAAGCAGAG GTGGGGGTCGAGGCCGAGCTTGA